One part of the Tunicatimonas pelagia genome encodes these proteins:
- a CDS encoding copper-translocating P-type ATPase has product MEQHHHAHTDPHTDHERHSGGHHDHHAHMIEDFKRRFYICTALSIPVLAFSEMIQGFLGVEFSFPGMGYVAAALATFIFLYGGWPFLKGLKDELSEGGPGMMTLIAIAITVAWAYSTAVILGLEGKVFYWELVTLIDIMLLGHWLEMRSIMGASKALERLAELMPSEAHRVVGNDIHDVKISALKKGDIILIKPGEKVPADGKIIEGDSDLNESALTGESKPVQKSEGDSVIGGAINGDGSIQVEVTSSGEDSYLNKVIKLVEEAQQTKSKTQSLANKAAGWLAYIAIGVGAVTFVVWAFFTSQGMDFALERMVTVMIITCPHALGLAVPLVVAISTALSAKNGLLIRNRTAFENSRKISAIVFDKTGTLTEGNFGVNRIKALDERSEEDLLALAGAIEQSSEHPIARGIVNEAKKRELKLPSVSEFGSTKGKGVNAKVNGIPYQIVSPGYLKEEGINLPEGAHSDQAETVVFILKEGSLIGFIALADQIRKESKDAIQTLKDKGIKVLMATGDNEQTAKAVASTLGLDGYYSQVLPHEKSELIEKLQQEGHHVAMTGDGVNDAPALAKADIGIAVGSGTDVAAETADIILTESSPSDIANLILFGRATYNKMVQNLVWATGYNVVAIPLAAGVLFYQGIMINPAVGAALMSLSTIVCAANAQLLRFKFK; this is encoded by the coding sequence ATGGAACAACATCACCACGCGCATACCGATCCGCATACCGATCATGAACGTCATTCGGGCGGGCATCACGATCATCACGCCCATATGATTGAGGATTTTAAGCGGCGGTTCTATATCTGTACCGCGCTTTCCATCCCCGTACTGGCCTTTTCGGAAATGATCCAAGGCTTCTTGGGCGTTGAGTTCAGTTTTCCCGGAATGGGTTACGTGGCCGCCGCCCTGGCGACATTTATTTTCCTCTACGGGGGGTGGCCGTTCCTGAAAGGGTTAAAAGACGAGCTTTCCGAAGGCGGGCCTGGCATGATGACCTTGATTGCCATTGCCATTACGGTCGCTTGGGCCTATAGCACCGCCGTGATCCTCGGACTGGAAGGCAAGGTATTTTACTGGGAGCTGGTCACCCTAATTGACATCATGCTACTGGGGCACTGGCTGGAAATGCGCTCTATCATGGGCGCATCCAAAGCTCTGGAAAGACTAGCCGAACTTATGCCCTCGGAAGCTCATAGAGTGGTAGGCAACGATATTCATGATGTCAAAATCAGCGCCCTCAAAAAAGGGGATATTATCCTGATTAAGCCGGGCGAGAAGGTTCCGGCGGATGGAAAAATCATCGAGGGCGATAGCGACCTGAACGAAAGTGCCTTAACCGGTGAAAGCAAGCCGGTTCAAAAATCCGAAGGTGATAGTGTAATCGGTGGAGCCATCAACGGGGACGGCAGTATTCAAGTAGAAGTAACCTCTTCGGGTGAGGACAGCTACTTGAATAAAGTCATCAAGCTGGTAGAGGAAGCCCAGCAAACCAAATCAAAGACCCAAAGTCTCGCTAACAAAGCAGCCGGATGGTTAGCCTATATCGCGATTGGGGTTGGGGCAGTGACCTTCGTCGTTTGGGCCTTCTTTACGTCTCAGGGAATGGATTTTGCCCTGGAGCGCATGGTCACCGTCATGATTATCACTTGCCCTCACGCTTTAGGCTTGGCAGTACCCCTCGTTGTTGCTATTTCCACCGCCTTATCCGCTAAAAATGGGCTACTGATACGGAACCGAACCGCCTTTGAAAACAGCCGTAAAATCTCGGCGATTGTGTTTGATAAAACCGGCACCCTCACCGAGGGTAATTTTGGCGTGAACCGGATCAAAGCCTTAGATGAACGTTCCGAGGAGGACCTCTTAGCCTTAGCCGGAGCTATTGAGCAAAGCTCAGAACACCCCATTGCCAGAGGTATTGTGAACGAGGCGAAAAAACGGGAACTTAAGCTGCCGTCAGTTTCTGAATTTGGTTCTACGAAAGGAAAAGGGGTGAATGCAAAAGTTAATGGCATCCCCTATCAGATTGTGAGTCCCGGCTATTTAAAAGAAGAAGGGATTAATCTACCGGAAGGAGCCCATTCCGATCAGGCGGAAACGGTGGTGTTCATATTAAAAGAAGGTTCTCTCATTGGCTTTATCGCTCTGGCCGATCAAATCAGAAAGGAAAGTAAGGATGCCATCCAAACGCTCAAAGATAAGGGTATTAAAGTGTTGATGGCTACCGGAGATAACGAGCAAACGGCGAAAGCCGTAGCGAGCACATTGGGGTTGGATGGCTACTATAGTCAGGTGCTTCCTCACGAAAAGTCCGAACTGATTGAGAAGTTACAACAAGAAGGACACCATGTAGCAATGACTGGGGATGGAGTCAATGATGCCCCGGCCCTAGCGAAAGCCGATATTGGTATCGCCGTAGGCTCAGGCACGGATGTCGCGGCGGAAACCGCCGATATTATTCTGACTGAAAGCAGTCCGTCCGATATTGCCAACCTGATCTTATTTGGTCGCGCTACCTACAACAAGATGGTGCAAAACCTGGTGTGGGCCACCGGCTATAATGTGGTGGCCATTCCACTGGCTGCCGGGGTTCTATTTTATCAAGGGATTATGATCAATCCAGCCGTTGGGGCTGCCTTGATGAGTTTAAGTACGATTGTTTGTGCGGCGAATGCTCAATTGTTAAGGTTTAAGTTCAAGTAA
- a CDS encoding DUF305 domain-containing protein, translating to MNNHYIKFGLMMTVSFVIMYAVMFLNADVWDHVMLSTTRTYMTILMIAPMAISMMLFMWGMYKNKALNYVILAVAAIVFIATLTMLRQQTLIADVQWMKAMIPHHSSAIMVSQKAHLKDPEAIKLAEEIIEAQKREIAQMKKMIYRLESEQ from the coding sequence ATGAATAATCACTATATCAAATTTGGTCTGATGATGACCGTATCCTTTGTCATTATGTACGCGGTCATGTTCCTGAACGCCGATGTTTGGGATCATGTGATGCTCAGCACGACCCGAACCTACATGACCATCCTGATGATCGCCCCGATGGCAATTTCCATGATGCTGTTCATGTGGGGGATGTATAAGAACAAAGCCCTTAACTACGTCATTCTGGCCGTGGCAGCCATTGTTTTTATCGCGACGCTGACCATGCTTCGCCAGCAAACATTGATTGCTGATGTGCAGTGGATGAAAGCCATGATTCCCCACCACTCTTCTGCCATTATGGTTAGCCAAAAAGCGCATCTGAAAGACCCGGAAGCGATCAAACTGGCCGAAGAAATCATTGAGGCGCAGAAGCGGGAAATTGCTCAAATGAAAAAGATGATTTACCGGCTAGAAAGCGAGCAATAA